Proteins encoded in a region of the Zea mays cultivar B73 chromosome 2, Zm-B73-REFERENCE-NAM-5.0, whole genome shotgun sequence genome:
- the LOC103646034 gene encoding enhancer of mRNA-decapping protein 4, whose product MFEQVDGAFQKGMSEHSNAIQQQVEAAHTPLALTLKETINSASSITQSFSSELLDGNRKLLALVTSGNAKAHNTSALQPINGPMGGPQEVEAPLDPMRELSRLISERKFDEAFTMALQRSDVSIVSWLCSQVDLRALCAMVPVPLNQGVLLALLQQLAIDIHNETSRKVQWMTDVAMAINPADQIIPVHVPPIFEQVYSQLAHQRTLPTTASDGTSIRVIMHVINSVLLSYK is encoded by the exons ATGTTTGAGCAAGTAGATGGTGCATTTCAAAAGGGAATGTCTGAGCACTCCAATGCTATTCAGCAGCAAGTTGAGGCTGCACATACTCCGTTAGCGCTAACTCTAAAA GAAACCATCAATTCTGCTTCATCAATCACCCAGAGTTTTTCATCGGAGTTACTTGATGGCAATCGCAAGCTATTGGCACTTGTTACTTCTGGGAATGCCAAGGCACATAATACCAGTGCTTTGCAGCCCATTAATGGTCCTATGGGTGGTCCCCAAGAG GTTGAGGCTCCGTTAGATCCGATGAGAGAGCTGAGCAGACTGATATCTGAACGCAAGTTTGACGAAGCATTTACAATGGCTCTTCAAAGGAGTGATGTTTCCATAGTATCGTGGCTGTGCTCCCAG GTTGATTTGCGGGCACTATGTGCAATGGTTCCAGTACCTCTTAACCAGGGGGTCCTTCTGGCCTTATTGCAGCAGCTAGCAATTGACATTCACAATGAGACATCACGGAAGGTTCAATGGATGACAGATGTTGCCATGGCAATCAACCCAGCAGACCAGATCATCCCGGTGCATGTGCCACCAATCTTTGAGCAAGTCTACAGCCAATTGGCCCACCAACGGACACTCCCCACGACCGCATCAGATGGCACCAGTATCCGTGTGATCATGCATGTAATCAACTCGGTTCTGCTTAGCTACAAGTGA